One genomic window of Methanoculleus horonobensis includes the following:
- a CDS encoding DNA topoisomerase VI subunit B, with translation MVLAEDLAKQQRSISVAEFFEKNKHLLGFDSPTRGIITTIKEAVDNALDACEEAEVLPDIFVGIKKVDAEVYRITVEDNGPGIVPENVPLVFGKLLYGSRFHQIRQSRGQQGIGISAAVLYAQLTTGIPTQVVSRTGAKARAHRFELMIKTETNEPEIISHEEIDWDRTHGTRIEIQFKSTLAAKKRLVDYLRLTAIVNPHARITADIDGEMTVFERVSGEVPPCPKPILPHPHGIEFGALKRIAAASTGTVEEFLIGSFSKVGKKTADEMIALANLKPTRKVNKLESDELKRLLDAMQAVKVPAPPAQQCLSPIGEDLICKGLEKEIQLDFIKARTRPSAVYGGHSFIIEAAIGYGGKVPPEGTAQLFRFANRVPLLYQQGACAITSCASQVNWKSYGLSQQGLPMGPVLVMVHVASTNVPFTSESKDAVASIPEIEREVVLVLQELGRELKTYLYRRDKKKQQDDRARAICSIIPEIAIKVSEIVERPLVDTSPIEGKIMRKVVAKKRTVDGKVCIDVNNYTAKEVTLVLYNLSRDAAEDAVPRPDFVDSMDGEYNKVWRRTLDAGEAWHIAYTGSGDGSVDLRGVEDGVKVVVDLDV, from the coding sequence ATGGTGCTTGCTGAAGACCTGGCGAAGCAGCAGCGGAGCATCAGCGTCGCGGAGTTCTTCGAGAAGAACAAGCACCTGCTCGGTTTCGACTCCCCGACGCGGGGCATCATCACCACCATCAAGGAAGCGGTGGACAACGCCCTCGATGCCTGCGAGGAAGCGGAGGTGCTCCCCGATATCTTTGTCGGCATCAAAAAAGTCGACGCCGAGGTCTACCGGATAACCGTCGAGGACAACGGCCCCGGCATCGTGCCGGAGAACGTCCCCCTGGTCTTCGGGAAACTCCTCTACGGCTCCCGGTTCCACCAGATCCGGCAGAGCCGGGGGCAGCAGGGTATCGGGATCTCAGCGGCGGTGCTGTATGCGCAGCTCACCACCGGCATCCCGACACAGGTCGTCTCCCGGACGGGGGCGAAGGCGAGAGCCCACCGGTTCGAACTGATGATCAAGACCGAGACGAACGAGCCGGAGATCATCAGCCACGAGGAGATCGACTGGGACCGGACGCACGGGACACGGATCGAGATCCAGTTCAAGAGCACCCTTGCCGCGAAGAAGCGGCTGGTGGACTACCTCCGCCTCACGGCGATCGTCAACCCGCACGCCCGTATAACGGCCGATATCGACGGCGAGATGACGGTGTTCGAGCGGGTATCGGGCGAGGTCCCGCCGTGCCCGAAACCCATCCTCCCCCACCCGCACGGGATCGAGTTCGGGGCGTTGAAGCGGATCGCCGCCGCGAGCACCGGGACGGTCGAGGAGTTTCTCATCGGCAGTTTCTCCAAGGTCGGGAAGAAGACCGCGGACGAGATGATTGCGCTTGCCAACCTCAAGCCCACCCGGAAGGTGAACAAACTCGAGTCGGACGAACTCAAACGTCTCCTCGACGCCATGCAGGCCGTGAAGGTCCCGGCCCCGCCGGCGCAGCAGTGCCTCTCCCCCATCGGGGAAGACCTGATCTGCAAAGGGCTCGAGAAGGAGATCCAGCTCGACTTCATCAAGGCCCGCACCCGCCCGAGCGCGGTCTACGGCGGGCACTCGTTCATCATCGAGGCGGCGATCGGCTACGGCGGCAAGGTTCCCCCCGAGGGCACCGCCCAGCTCTTCCGGTTCGCAAACCGCGTCCCGCTCCTCTACCAGCAGGGCGCCTGCGCGATCACGAGCTGTGCCTCGCAGGTGAACTGGAAGAGTTACGGCCTCTCGCAGCAGGGCCTTCCCATGGGGCCGGTGCTCGTCATGGTCCACGTGGCGTCCACGAACGTTCCCTTCACGAGCGAGAGCAAGGACGCGGTCGCGTCCATCCCGGAGATCGAGCGGGAGGTCGTCCTCGTTCTCCAGGAACTCGGCCGGGAGCTCAAGACCTACCTCTACCGGCGGGACAAGAAGAAGCAGCAGGACGACCGTGCCCGGGCGATATGCTCGATCATCCCCGAGATCGCCATAAAGGTGAGCGAGATCGTGGAACGCCCCCTCGTCGACACCTCCCCGATCGAGGGGAAGATCATGAGGAAAGTCGTCGCGAAGAAGCGGACGGTCGACGGAAAGGTCTGCATCGACGTGAACAACTACACCGCGAAGGAGGTCACCCTCGTCCTCTACAACCTCTCCCGCGATGCGGCGGAAGATGCGGTGCCCCGGCCGGACTTCGTGGACAGTATGGACGGGGAGTACAACAAAGTCTGGCGGCGCACGCTCGACGCCGGTGAGGCCTGGCATATCGCCTACACGGGTTCTGGCGACGGTTCGGTCGATCTGCGCGGCGTGGAGGACGGCGTGAAAGTGGTGGTGGATCTCGATGTCTAG
- the larB gene encoding nickel pincer cofactor biosynthesis protein LarB: protein MLPNATIRDILRMYRNGEVSEDEAAGALEGLRIEVLDGMARIDAGRSVRCGMPEVVLAEGKEPEAFAGIMLAQVKAAGRCIATRVSPEHLDALRARLPPDVRMEHREAARGVILSTGDEPAPRRGTVAILTAGTSDVPVAEEARLIAEEMGCEVRTAYDVGVAGIHRLFSALKDLIPADVFVVIAGREGTLPAIVAGLVDRPVIGVPVSTGYGYMGGGEAALASMLQACSVLAVVNIDAGFTAGAFAAQVAHGGSRK, encoded by the coding sequence ATGCTGCCGAATGCCACCATCAGGGACATCCTCCGGATGTATCGTAACGGCGAGGTATCTGAGGACGAGGCGGCGGGCGCGCTCGAAGGGCTCCGCATCGAGGTTCTCGACGGCATGGCCCGGATCGATGCCGGACGGAGCGTTCGCTGCGGGATGCCCGAGGTGGTGCTCGCCGAGGGTAAGGAGCCGGAGGCGTTTGCCGGGATCATGCTCGCGCAGGTGAAGGCTGCCGGAAGATGCATCGCGACGAGGGTCTCGCCGGAGCATCTCGACGCCCTGCGCGCCCGGCTGCCGCCGGACGTCCGGATGGAGCACCGGGAGGCGGCACGGGGGGTCATCCTCTCGACGGGTGACGAGCCCGCGCCCCGGCGGGGAACCGTCGCCATCCTCACGGCAGGGACGTCTGATGTCCCCGTCGCCGAAGAGGCAAGACTGATCGCCGAGGAGATGGGATGCGAGGTCAGGACGGCCTACGACGTCGGGGTGGCGGGGATCCACCGCCTCTTCTCGGCGCTCAAAGACCTGATCCCGGCCGACGTCTTCGTGGTGATCGCCGGGCGGGAGGGGACGCTCCCCGCGATCGTCGCAGGCCTCGTCGACCGCCCGGTGATCGGCGTTCCCGTCAGCACCGGCTACGGCTATATGGGCGGCGGCGAGGCGGCGCTTGCGAGCATGCTCCAGGCGTGCTCGGTGCTTGCGGTGGTGAACATCGACGCCGGGTTCACGGCAGGCGCGTTTGCCGCGCAGGTCGCGCACGGGGGTAGCCGGAAATGA
- the hisS gene encoding histidine--tRNA ligase encodes MLQKPRGTRDFLPDEMERRRLIERRMRDAARRWGYREVCTPDFEHLELFTMKSGEGIIQEMYVFEDKGGRKMTLRPEVTAAVLRMYVNEGKVLPKPLRWCYFADCFRYERPQKGRYRQFWQFGVELIGADTASADAEVIMLADDTLRSTGVTFDLHVGHLAPMKHLLSDLDPADQRAIMAYLDKHDQNGLEAVLVEKNLTHLAEPLAALGECRDVAEVFEVAGDVPERARIEETFALLDSQEIDYRPDFGIARGLDYYTGMVFEGFAKNLGAENQILGGGTYRLAHLFGGDDVASCGFAIGFDRVMVSIGEFELAHEPVVGVVSTPDARARALDVARAFRAAGIRAEADLMQRGMGAQLSHAAKTADFAAVLGKREVEAGTVTLKNLHSGEQQERSLEEAIAEVARHGAC; translated from the coding sequence ATGCTTCAAAAACCACGGGGAACACGGGACTTTTTACCCGACGAGATGGAACGGCGGCGGCTGATCGAGCGGCGGATGCGGGACGCGGCGCGCAGGTGGGGATACCGGGAGGTCTGCACGCCCGACTTCGAGCACCTCGAACTCTTCACGATGAAGTCCGGCGAGGGGATCATCCAGGAGATGTACGTCTTCGAGGACAAGGGCGGGAGAAAGATGACGCTCCGGCCGGAGGTGACCGCAGCAGTCCTCCGGATGTACGTCAACGAGGGCAAGGTGCTCCCGAAACCCCTCCGCTGGTGCTACTTCGCCGACTGTTTCCGCTACGAGCGGCCGCAGAAAGGCCGTTACCGGCAGTTCTGGCAGTTCGGCGTCGAGCTGATCGGGGCGGACACGGCGAGCGCCGACGCCGAGGTGATCATGCTCGCCGACGATACCCTCCGGTCGACCGGCGTCACCTTCGACCTCCACGTCGGCCACCTCGCGCCGATGAAGCATCTCCTCTCCGACCTCGATCCCGCCGACCAGCGGGCGATCATGGCGTACCTCGACAAACACGACCAGAATGGGCTCGAGGCGGTGCTGGTCGAGAAGAACCTCACCCATCTTGCCGAACCCCTTGCGGCGCTCGGGGAGTGCCGCGACGTCGCCGAGGTCTTCGAGGTCGCGGGTGACGTCCCGGAGCGCGCCCGGATCGAGGAGACGTTCGCGCTCCTCGACTCCCAGGAGATCGACTACCGGCCCGACTTCGGAATCGCCCGGGGGCTCGACTACTACACCGGGATGGTCTTTGAGGGGTTCGCGAAGAACCTCGGCGCGGAGAACCAGATCCTCGGCGGCGGCACCTACCGGCTCGCCCACCTCTTCGGCGGCGACGACGTCGCATCCTGCGGGTTTGCAATAGGGTTCGACCGGGTCATGGTCTCGATCGGAGAGTTTGAACTCGCGCACGAACCCGTCGTCGGCGTCGTCAGCACGCCGGACGCGCGGGCGCGGGCGCTCGATGTCGCCCGGGCGTTCCGGGCGGCGGGGATCCGGGCCGAGGCCGACCTGATGCAGCGGGGGATGGGCGCCCAGCTCTCCCACGCCGCAAAGACCGCTGACTTCGCCGCGGTTCTCGGGAAACGCGAGGTCGAGGCAGGCACGGTGACCCTCAAGAACCTCCACTCCGGCGAGCAGCAGGAGAGGAGCCTTGAGGAGGCCATTGCCGAGGTGGCGCGGCATGGTGCTTGCTGA
- a CDS encoding MATE family efflux transporter, producing the protein MSELTEGDLFRGLITIAAPIVAGNVLQSGLELVDLFFVGRLGAEAIAGVAMSTSIVMVLMTIIIGIVTANTAFVSRYYGAKDYDMVAKGVSHTLILGLVFSILLSVVGILYAEDMLLLLGAEPSVALLGASYLAVLFTGSVTLVELWVINSTFQSCGDATTPMLLVVLANIMNIALDPLLIFGYGAVPACGVAGAAYATIISRSVAFAIAFGLLLSRRSPVPFSLRTKFEFPIAWRLIRVAVPNSVQSGLRSVTFLAMMAIVAVFGTAALSAYGIVGRLELVALMPGFGIATATAVIVGQNLGAKKPERAEAGVRISTLMNGGFMAVMGAIFYLAAPAIVEVFDPSGASTEIGVSYLQTVAPFYVFIAVAIILGFALNGAGDTKKPMYATLFSMVLFQVPLACILPGLLGIGIAGVWLAVICGMILQTGMLFAMYRHGGWKSTAI; encoded by the coding sequence ATGAGCGAACTGACCGAGGGCGACCTCTTCCGGGGTCTCATAACGATAGCGGCGCCGATCGTGGCCGGGAACGTGCTGCAGAGCGGCCTTGAACTGGTCGACCTCTTCTTCGTCGGCCGGCTGGGAGCGGAGGCCATCGCGGGTGTCGCCATGAGCACCTCCATCGTCATGGTGCTCATGACGATCATCATCGGGATCGTCACCGCGAACACCGCCTTTGTCTCGCGCTACTATGGGGCGAAGGACTACGATATGGTGGCGAAAGGCGTCTCGCACACCCTCATCCTCGGGCTCGTGTTCTCGATCCTCCTCAGCGTCGTGGGCATCCTCTACGCCGAGGATATGCTCCTCCTTCTCGGCGCCGAACCGAGCGTTGCACTGCTTGGCGCATCCTACCTGGCGGTGCTCTTCACCGGCAGCGTGACGCTGGTCGAACTCTGGGTGATCAACTCGACGTTTCAGAGCTGCGGCGACGCCACGACGCCGATGCTCCTCGTGGTCCTCGCGAACATCATGAACATCGCCCTCGACCCGCTCCTGATATTCGGCTACGGGGCAGTCCCCGCCTGCGGTGTCGCCGGGGCGGCATACGCCACCATCATATCCCGGAGCGTGGCGTTCGCCATAGCGTTCGGCCTGCTCCTCTCGCGACGGTCGCCGGTTCCCTTCTCGCTCCGGACGAAGTTCGAGTTTCCGATCGCGTGGAGGCTGATCCGGGTCGCCGTCCCGAACTCTGTTCAGTCCGGGCTCCGGAGCGTGACGTTCCTTGCGATGATGGCGATCGTGGCGGTCTTCGGGACGGCCGCCCTCTCCGCCTACGGCATCGTGGGGAGGCTTGAACTCGTCGCGCTCATGCCGGGGTTCGGGATCGCGACCGCAACCGCCGTGATCGTCGGCCAGAACCTCGGCGCGAAGAAACCCGAACGGGCGGAGGCGGGGGTAAGGATCTCCACCCTCATGAACGGCGGGTTCATGGCGGTCATGGGAGCGATCTTCTACCTCGCCGCACCTGCGATCGTCGAGGTCTTCGACCCGAGCGGCGCGAGCACGGAGATCGGCGTCTCCTACCTGCAGACGGTCGCGCCGTTCTACGTCTTCATTGCCGTCGCGATCATCCTCGGGTTCGCGCTCAACGGAGCGGGGGACACGAAGAAGCCCATGTACGCCACGCTCTTCTCCATGGTTCTCTTCCAGGTTCCGCTCGCCTGCATCCTCCCGGGTCTCCTCGGGATCGGGATCGCCGGGGTCTGGCTCGCGGTGATCTGCGGGATGATCTTGCAGACGGGCATGCTCTTTGCGATGTACCGGCACGGGGGCTGGAAATCGACGGCGATATGA
- a CDS encoding ABC transporter permease, with protein sequence MSYLAYVAGFGVAVTAFLWLRDLRIFYRTGLSGYRKSAYLGVPFTALALLGFFVTAYAEAWEYLGLGLVLLALYLQGRVERENVWHGEGARERFFGSAERTKDKGSRKRL encoded by the coding sequence ATGTCCTATCTTGCCTACGTCGCAGGCTTCGGCGTTGCCGTCACCGCTTTCCTGTGGCTCCGGGACCTGCGGATATTCTACCGCACTGGCCTATCCGGATACCGGAAGTCGGCGTACCTCGGGGTTCCCTTCACGGCGCTCGCCCTGCTGGGATTTTTCGTGACCGCATACGCCGAAGCGTGGGAGTACCTCGGCCTCGGGCTGGTTCTCCTGGCCCTCTACCTCCAGGGGCGGGTCGAGAGAGAGAACGTCTGGCACGGCGAGGGCGCCCGCGAGCGGTTCTTCGGGAGTGCGGAGCGCACAAAAGATAAGGGTTCGCGCAAGAGACTTTAA
- a CDS encoding nicotinamide-nucleotide adenylyltransferase yields MSRGFYIGRFQPYHNGHQSVLERIARTADEIVIGVGSAQVSHTVANPFTAGERVLMLTRSLEDLDCPFYVIPIEDVQRNALWVAHVRSMTPPFDMVYSSNPLVMQLFAEAGVDVQSPDMYERLTHSGTVIRQRMLDGEPWEHLVPPAVVDVIREIHGVERLQRIAGSD; encoded by the coding sequence ATGAGCCGCGGGTTCTATATCGGACGGTTCCAGCCCTACCACAACGGGCACCAGTCGGTGCTGGAGCGGATAGCCCGCACGGCCGACGAGATCGTCATCGGGGTGGGGAGCGCCCAGGTCTCCCATACCGTGGCGAACCCCTTCACGGCAGGCGAACGGGTGCTGATGCTGACCCGGTCGCTCGAAGATCTCGACTGCCCGTTCTACGTCATCCCCATCGAGGACGTCCAGCGCAACGCCCTCTGGGTCGCCCACGTCCGCTCGATGACCCCGCCGTTCGATATGGTCTACTCAAGCAACCCTCTCGTCATGCAGCTCTTCGCCGAGGCCGGGGTCGACGTCCAGTCGCCCGATATGTACGAGCGGCTGACGCACTCCGGGACCGTCATCCGGCAGCGGATGCTCGACGGCGAGCCCTGGGAGCACCTGGTTCCTCCCGCCGTGGTGGACGTCATCCGCGAGATCCACGGTGTGGAGCGGCTGCAGCGGATCGCGGGGAGCGACTGA
- a CDS encoding coiled-coil domain-containing protein, whose translation MFKQLRDLFRRTEPEEESLKLSFDSLPTWLESREEEIGRELSGATASSREAIRSILDNIREAVAGMETAEGDGEVHPRLRDISRKALPGFTKSMAQILSREPTGDAEAFYATAAEILKGSLKALKGQGKYLSSVYPDEMKEVRAAVKDLGRAVNAMNEPLARAREGRRQVEEVRESHASLVRIREEYADADGQVREYGAALAETQSEIQKAEEELAVLNQRPDYARKQEIEERIRALDAAGREAGREMATLQTTTAHLLRKAGKVAEKAGDSAAAASIDRALDAYVDDEQDPVGPTEAAMPAVLAMIRQEELPLKNQDELRLFSDAETLPAAMKQALEKQRDVRMMRAAEQESLAALPVVVEEQRLATALPGLRREAEVKAAAKARAESQRETLQTSYAVETEKLRSRTAALADRDVEVEIPDLPSP comes from the coding sequence ATGTTCAAGCAACTGCGAGACCTCTTCCGGCGAACCGAACCGGAGGAAGAGAGCCTGAAACTCTCGTTCGACAGCCTTCCCACGTGGCTCGAGAGCCGCGAGGAGGAGATCGGGCGCGAACTCTCCGGTGCGACGGCCTCGTCGCGCGAGGCGATCCGTAGCATCCTCGATAACATCAGGGAAGCGGTCGCCGGTATGGAGACGGCCGAAGGTGACGGGGAGGTTCACCCCCGGCTCCGCGACATCTCCAGAAAGGCGCTGCCGGGGTTCACGAAGTCTATGGCCCAGATCCTCTCCCGCGAGCCAACTGGTGACGCCGAGGCGTTTTACGCGACCGCCGCCGAGATCCTGAAGGGCTCGCTCAAGGCGCTGAAAGGGCAGGGGAAGTATCTCTCCTCCGTCTACCCGGACGAGATGAAGGAGGTGCGCGCAGCCGTCAAAGACCTGGGGCGAGCGGTCAACGCGATGAACGAGCCTCTCGCCCGGGCGCGTGAAGGCCGCCGGCAGGTGGAGGAGGTGCGGGAGTCGCATGCCTCCCTCGTCCGGATCCGCGAAGAGTATGCCGACGCCGACGGTCAGGTGCGGGAATACGGAGCAGCGCTCGCGGAGACGCAGAGTGAGATCCAGAAGGCGGAAGAGGAACTTGCCGTCCTCAACCAGCGCCCGGACTATGCTCGCAAGCAGGAGATCGAGGAGAGGATCCGGGCACTCGACGCCGCGGGCCGGGAGGCCGGACGGGAGATGGCGACACTCCAGACCACCACCGCCCATCTCTTGCGGAAGGCCGGGAAGGTGGCCGAAAAAGCAGGGGACAGCGCGGCTGCCGCATCGATCGACCGCGCGCTCGACGCGTATGTTGATGACGAACAAGACCCGGTCGGCCCGACAGAAGCGGCGATGCCGGCCGTTCTCGCCATGATCCGACAGGAGGAACTCCCTCTCAAGAACCAGGACGAACTTCGCCTCTTCTCCGACGCCGAAACCCTGCCTGCCGCGATGAAGCAGGCGCTGGAGAAGCAGCGCGACGTCCGGATGATGCGGGCGGCGGAGCAGGAGAGCCTGGCCGCGCTCCCGGTGGTGGTCGAGGAGCAGCGTCTTGCGACCGCGCTCCCGGGACTGCGCCGGGAGGCCGAGGTAAAGGCGGCCGCGAAGGCCCGGGCGGAGAGCCAGCGAGAGACGCTGCAGACCTCGTATGCCGTCGAAACCGAGAAACTCCGGTCACGCACGGCTGCTCTCGCCGACCGGGATGTTGAGGTCGAGATACCCGATCTTCCGTCCCCCTGA
- a CDS encoding DNA topoisomerase IV subunit A — protein MSREEMDALAKERLVGIARTWYDQMRDGIVPFIRLPTRTKRNIAYDDATEVWKYGERESTRAASTEKGAVHLLKMAYLIGFLKQQLVENRSSTLRELYYISEGWKKAKFTAQDESNLLIEDLEIITDVQREAFHLRPEEDGASLFGPLRIRENTRRGAKEMHCQDDVGEAGYPIPNNVDNLEFIDHDAKFVIAIETGGMYARLMENGFDEEYGAILVHLKGQPARSTRRVLRRLNDSLNLPVVVFTDGDPWSYRIYASVAYGSIKSAHMSDILATPQAQFIGVQPSDISDYNLPADHLTEQDINALKAELTDPRFATDYWRTQINLQLDMKVKSEQQAFASRGLDFVTKEYLPKRLSEMGII, from the coding sequence ATGTCTAGGGAAGAGATGGATGCACTGGCAAAGGAGCGGCTCGTCGGTATCGCCCGCACCTGGTACGACCAGATGCGGGACGGCATCGTGCCGTTCATCCGGCTGCCGACGCGGACGAAGCGGAATATCGCGTACGACGATGCGACCGAGGTCTGGAAGTACGGCGAGCGGGAGAGCACCCGGGCGGCGTCGACGGAGAAAGGGGCGGTCCATCTCCTGAAGATGGCCTATCTCATCGGGTTCTTGAAACAGCAGCTCGTGGAGAACCGGTCGTCGACCTTGAGAGAACTCTACTATATCTCCGAAGGGTGGAAGAAGGCGAAGTTCACCGCCCAGGACGAGAGCAACCTCCTCATCGAGGACCTCGAGATCATCACCGACGTCCAGCGGGAGGCGTTTCACCTCCGGCCGGAAGAGGACGGCGCCTCGCTCTTCGGGCCGCTCCGGATACGGGAGAACACCCGCCGCGGCGCAAAAGAGATGCACTGCCAGGATGACGTCGGGGAGGCGGGCTACCCCATCCCGAACAACGTCGATAACCTCGAGTTCATCGACCACGACGCGAAGTTCGTCATCGCCATCGAGACCGGCGGTATGTACGCCCGTCTGATGGAGAACGGGTTCGACGAGGAGTACGGGGCGATCCTGGTCCACCTCAAGGGGCAGCCGGCACGCTCCACGCGCCGGGTCTTACGGCGTCTCAACGACTCGCTCAACCTCCCCGTAGTCGTCTTCACCGACGGCGACCCCTGGTCATACCGGATCTACGCGAGCGTCGCCTACGGCTCGATCAAGAGCGCCCACATGTCGGATATCCTGGCGACTCCCCAGGCGCAGTTCATCGGGGTGCAGCCCTCCGACATCTCCGACTACAACCTCCCCGCCGACCACCTCACGGAGCAGGACATCAACGCACTGAAAGCAGAGTTGACAGACCCCAGGTTTGCAACCGACTACTGGCGCACCCAGATCAACCTGCAGCTCGATATGAAGGTGAAGTCGGAACAGCAGGCGTTCGCGAGCCGGGGGCTCGACTTCGTGACGAAGGAGTATCTCCCGAAAAGGCTCTCGGAGATGGGGATTATCTGA